In Georgenia soli, a genomic segment contains:
- a CDS encoding DUF3566 domain-containing protein, with protein MSSTTPGRDGSPPPPPPPGDDRSSTQTLRRSVTDRFGAPGGHAGDAPSAGSARSATSAGEAPGTAARPAPVAGGPRRVRLSVSRIDPWSAMKLSFLLSVALGIMIVVAAALVWFVLDSMQVFADIEDLLVSIGSESFLQLMDYLAFDRVMSFATIVGVVDILLLTALGTIGAFLYNIVAALVGGLHMTLTDD; from the coding sequence ATGAGCAGCACCACTCCTGGTAGGGACGGCAGCCCGCCGCCCCCACCTCCGCCCGGCGACGACCGCTCGAGCACGCAGACGCTGCGCCGCAGCGTCACCGACAGGTTCGGGGCACCGGGCGGCCACGCGGGTGACGCGCCGTCCGCCGGCTCCGCGCGGTCCGCGACCTCCGCGGGCGAGGCGCCCGGCACCGCCGCGCGGCCGGCCCCGGTCGCCGGCGGCCCGCGCCGCGTGCGGCTCTCGGTCTCCCGCATCGACCCCTGGTCGGCGATGAAGCTGTCGTTCCTGCTGTCCGTCGCGCTGGGCATCATGATCGTCGTCGCCGCGGCCCTGGTGTGGTTCGTGCTGGACTCCATGCAGGTGTTCGCCGACATCGAGGACCTGCTCGTCTCGATCGGGTCGGAGAGCTTCCTGCAGCTGATGGACTACCTCGCGTTCGACCGGGTCATGTCCTTCGCCACGATCGTCGGCGTCGTGGACATCCTGCTGCTGACCGCGCTCGGCACCATCGGGGCGTTCCTGTACAACATCGTCGCCGCGCTCGTCGGCGGCCTGCACATGACCCTGACGGACGACTGA
- a CDS encoding cell division protein CrgA yields MPESKKRKKVTPNGNQPRPAATPAASPRWWAPTMVTLMVLGLVFVVLTYLTKGNLPVPSLGNWNLAIGFGVMIVGFFMTLRWR; encoded by the coding sequence ATGCCGGAGTCCAAGAAGCGCAAGAAGGTCACCCCGAACGGCAACCAGCCGCGCCCGGCGGCGACCCCTGCCGCGAGCCCGCGGTGGTGGGCGCCGACCATGGTGACCCTCATGGTGCTCGGCCTCGTGTTCGTGGTGCTGACCTACCTGACCAAGGGCAACCTGCCGGTCCCCAGCCTGGGGAACTGGAACCTCGCCATCGGCTTCGGCGTGATGATCGTGGGCTTCTTCATGACCCTGCGGTGGCGCTGA
- the pknB gene encoding Stk1 family PASTA domain-containing Ser/Thr kinase gives MVDEIPRVLAGRYEVGELIGRGGMAEVHIGYDNRLSRTVAIKVLRSDLARDATFQARFRREAQSSAALNHPSIVAVYDTGEEQVATPSGQHITVPFIVMEYVEGHTVRSLLSGGDPVPIEEAVEIVVGVLSALEYSHREGIVHRDIKPGNIMLTPTGQVKVMDFGIARAMTDSAATMTQTHAVVGTAQYLSPEQARGEVVDARSDLYSTGCLLYELLTGQPPFTGDSALAVAYQHVGETPKTPSSVTPDIPEVLDRVVLKALAKDRNDRYSDAAHMRADLLAAVRGGRVEAPATAVWGAAGGAAATAVTTPLAAAEATRMMSSAGTATRTGAPPPAAPGEDEEQKKSRWWIWLVALLGVAAAVGIVALVMNPGNQEPPPPEMVQVPDMAGLDQVAARQKLEAVDLVPSIVDDVPSDTVEEGLFVQSNPAVGENVPVGTKVEIAFSSGPEAVEVPNVVGMSQEQAANALEAAGLASGSVNEVNDPKAAPGDVVATDPAAGKSAAPGSRVNLTVASNFVDLPDLRGMPEEEASAKLSELDLNVRITQQQTGEADPGKVVQQSHPAGAVQRGTTVTLTVATAPPPEPSPEPSPSETSAPPSDQPSDGAPSDGNNGNTDNPGNTG, from the coding sequence GTGGTGGACGAGATCCCGCGCGTGCTTGCGGGGCGTTACGAGGTCGGTGAGCTGATCGGGCGCGGCGGCATGGCCGAGGTGCACATCGGGTACGACAACCGCCTCTCCCGCACCGTCGCGATCAAGGTGCTGCGCTCGGACCTGGCCCGCGACGCGACCTTCCAGGCGCGCTTCCGCCGCGAGGCTCAGTCCTCCGCGGCGCTGAACCACCCCTCCATCGTCGCCGTCTACGACACCGGTGAGGAGCAGGTCGCCACACCGAGCGGCCAGCACATCACCGTGCCGTTCATCGTCATGGAGTACGTCGAGGGGCACACGGTGCGCAGCCTCCTCTCCGGCGGCGACCCCGTGCCGATCGAGGAGGCCGTCGAGATCGTCGTCGGCGTGCTCTCGGCGCTGGAGTACTCGCACCGCGAGGGCATCGTCCACCGGGACATCAAGCCCGGGAACATCATGCTGACCCCCACCGGGCAGGTGAAGGTCATGGACTTCGGCATCGCCCGCGCGATGACGGACTCCGCCGCGACGATGACGCAGACCCACGCCGTCGTCGGCACCGCCCAGTACCTCTCCCCGGAGCAGGCGCGCGGCGAGGTGGTGGACGCCCGCTCCGACCTGTACTCCACCGGTTGCCTCCTGTACGAGCTGCTCACCGGGCAGCCGCCCTTCACCGGTGACTCGGCCCTCGCCGTCGCGTACCAGCACGTGGGGGAGACCCCGAAGACGCCGTCCAGCGTGACCCCGGACATCCCGGAGGTGCTCGACCGCGTCGTCCTGAAGGCCCTCGCCAAGGACAGGAACGACCGCTACTCCGACGCGGCGCACATGCGCGCCGACCTGCTCGCCGCCGTGCGCGGCGGCCGGGTCGAGGCGCCTGCGACGGCCGTGTGGGGCGCGGCGGGCGGAGCGGCCGCCACCGCGGTCACCACCCCGCTGGCCGCGGCCGAGGCGACGCGCATGATGAGCTCCGCGGGCACCGCGACGCGCACGGGCGCACCGCCACCTGCCGCCCCGGGGGAGGACGAGGAGCAGAAGAAGTCCCGCTGGTGGATCTGGCTGGTGGCGCTGCTCGGCGTGGCGGCCGCGGTCGGCATCGTCGCGCTCGTGATGAACCCGGGCAACCAGGAGCCGCCGCCACCCGAGATGGTCCAGGTGCCCGACATGGCCGGGCTCGACCAGGTGGCTGCCCGCCAGAAGCTCGAGGCGGTCGATCTCGTCCCGAGCATCGTCGACGACGTTCCCTCCGACACCGTCGAGGAGGGGCTGTTCGTCCAGTCGAACCCGGCGGTCGGCGAGAACGTCCCGGTCGGGACGAAGGTCGAGATCGCGTTCTCCTCAGGCCCCGAGGCGGTCGAGGTCCCGAACGTCGTCGGCATGAGCCAGGAGCAGGCGGCGAACGCGCTCGAGGCCGCCGGCCTGGCGTCGGGATCCGTCAACGAGGTGAACGACCCCAAGGCCGCACCGGGCGACGTCGTCGCCACGGACCCGGCCGCCGGCAAGTCCGCAGCCCCCGGCTCGCGCGTGAACCTCACCGTCGCCAGCAACTTCGTCGACCTGCCGGACCTGCGCGGCATGCCCGAGGAGGAAGCCTCCGCGAAGCTGTCGGAGCTCGACCTCAACGTGCGCATCACCCAGCAGCAGACCGGCGAGGCCGACCCCGGCAAGGTCGTCCAGCAGTCCCACCCCGCGGGCGCCGTCCAGCGCGGCACCACCGTCACGCTCACGGTCGCCACCGCGCCGCCACCCGAGCCGAGCCCGGAGCCGTCGCCGTCCGAGACCAGCGCGCCGCCGTCCGACCAGCCGTCGGACGGGGCGCCCTCCGACGGGAACAACGGCAACACCGACAACCCGGGCAACACCGGCTGA
- a CDS encoding DLW-39 family protein has translation MKKALMLTAAAIAGYVAWIKVRQDREERDLWAEVTDSFGEQPPAR, from the coding sequence GTGAAGAAGGCACTGATGCTGACCGCGGCTGCGATCGCGGGCTACGTCGCCTGGATCAAGGTTCGGCAGGACCGCGAGGAGCGGGACCTGTGGGCAGAGGTCACGGACAGCTTCGGCGAGCAGCCGCCCGCCCGCTGA
- a CDS encoding DUF881 domain-containing protein, with translation MGLVAGLLFAANASVFADDGLRQPQDLQGLARAEADRLEQLEEENADLRADIAPYLEGETGDEAGADPSTDGPPPAAVGLEAVHGPGVEVQLWDAPHGDGSPAGFAPDDLVVHQQDLEAVMNALWAGGAEAMAVQGHRVVSTTGVRCVGNVLHIAGRTYSPPYVIQAVGDPHALEAALHASPGVAVYLQYVEAVGLGWSETRQSELQLPAYSGTMSLQHAEVLEDA, from the coding sequence GTGGGTCTGGTCGCGGGGCTGCTGTTCGCCGCCAACGCCTCGGTCTTCGCCGACGACGGTCTCCGGCAGCCGCAGGACCTTCAGGGACTGGCACGGGCAGAGGCCGACCGCCTCGAGCAGCTCGAGGAGGAGAACGCCGACCTGCGCGCGGACATCGCGCCCTATCTCGAGGGTGAGACAGGGGACGAGGCGGGCGCCGACCCGTCGACCGACGGGCCTCCCCCCGCCGCCGTCGGGCTCGAGGCAGTCCACGGCCCCGGTGTCGAGGTGCAGCTCTGGGACGCTCCCCACGGTGACGGCAGCCCCGCCGGCTTCGCCCCCGACGACCTGGTGGTGCACCAGCAGGACCTCGAGGCCGTCATGAACGCCCTGTGGGCCGGCGGTGCCGAGGCCATGGCCGTGCAGGGCCACCGTGTCGTGTCGACGACCGGGGTGCGCTGCGTCGGCAACGTGCTGCACATCGCCGGCCGGACGTACTCCCCGCCGTACGTCATCCAGGCCGTCGGCGACCCCCACGCCCTCGAGGCGGCGCTCCACGCCTCACCCGGCGTCGCCGTCTACCTCCAGTACGTCGAGGCCGTGGGGCTCGGCTGGTCGGAGACCCGGCAGTCCGAGCTCCAGCTGCCCGCCTACTCCGGGACGATGTCGCTGCAGCACGCCGAGGTGCTGGAGGACGCGTGA
- a CDS encoding rhomboid family intramembrane serine protease, producing MTEQAPGQIGTPQVPVCPRHPDRVSYVRCQRCQRPACPECQRPAAVGIQCVDCVNEARSRVPTTRTVLGGRAREGRPVVTITIIALCVVVYLAQRVPGLMVTPSFIFMPALGDQQPYRFLSSAFLHGGTLHLALNMYALWLVGSVLEPALGRWRFVSLYVLSAIGGSVAVLLLADPSGPSWSTSVVGASGAVFGLFSAIFLVMRRLGRDATQILVLIALNFVIGFVVAGISWQSHLGGAVTGAALAAAYAYAPRRHRTLVSVAATVAVALLLVVLTVARYAAV from the coding sequence ATGACGGAGCAGGCTCCCGGGCAGATCGGCACCCCGCAGGTGCCGGTCTGCCCTCGTCACCCCGACCGGGTCTCGTACGTCCGCTGCCAGCGCTGCCAGCGGCCCGCCTGCCCCGAGTGCCAGCGCCCGGCAGCCGTCGGGATCCAGTGCGTCGACTGCGTCAACGAGGCGCGGTCGCGGGTCCCCACGACCCGCACGGTGCTGGGCGGGCGGGCCCGCGAGGGCCGCCCCGTCGTCACCATCACGATCATCGCGCTGTGCGTGGTGGTCTACCTCGCCCAGCGGGTGCCGGGCCTCATGGTCACCCCCAGCTTCATCTTCATGCCGGCCCTGGGCGACCAGCAGCCCTACCGGTTCCTCAGCTCCGCGTTCCTCCACGGCGGCACGCTGCACCTCGCCCTGAACATGTACGCCCTGTGGCTGGTGGGCTCGGTTCTCGAGCCCGCCCTCGGCCGATGGCGGTTCGTGTCGCTGTACGTGCTCTCGGCCATCGGCGGGTCCGTGGCGGTGCTGCTGCTGGCCGACCCGTCCGGGCCCTCGTGGAGCACGTCCGTCGTCGGCGCGTCCGGCGCGGTGTTCGGACTGTTCTCCGCGATCTTCCTCGTCATGCGACGGCTCGGCCGGGACGCGACGCAGATCCTCGTGCTCATCGCACTGAACTTCGTGATCGGCTTCGTCGTCGCCGGCATCTCGTGGCAGTCCCACCTGGGCGGCGCCGTCACCGGTGCCGCGCTGGCGGCGGCGTACGCCTATGCTCCGCGCCGGCACCGCACGCTCGTGAGTGTGGCTGCGACGGTCGCGGTCGCCCTCCTCCTGGTGGTGCTCACGGTCGCTCGGTACGCCGCGGTCTGA
- a CDS encoding peptidoglycan D,D-transpeptidase FtsI family protein, whose amino-acid sequence MNQPIRRLATVVALMFLALMVSATSVQFFQAGALNNDSRNVRTVYREYGRDRGPIVVAGESVATSTPVDDVYGYQRSYSPGALYAHTTGYFSTAFNRLTGLEQTENEILNGTSSSLLLQRIQTLVTGQQPQGGAVELTLDPVAQQAAAAALGDRKGAVVALDPRTGAVLAMVSSPSFDPNSLATHNREDAEAAWAALTEDPDKPLVNRAIAGDQYAPGSVFKVITAAAALEEDSSMTPDTLVPGPTELSLPQTSHIIQNPLKRACGDGSGEVPLVTAFRQSCNTTFAQLAMDMGEETLRAQAEAFGFGEPLEIPLKVTPSRFPAEPTPPQLAMSGIGQSDVRVTPMQMAMVAAAVANDGVQMQPYLVARELSPDLEVVGTTQPKELRESVSPETADKLTEMMVEVVANGTGTAAQIPGVKVAGKTGTAEISADVAPHAWFLGFAGADDPEVAVAVVVENGGDGGTNAGPVARAVMEAVLR is encoded by the coding sequence GTGAACCAGCCGATCCGCCGCCTGGCGACCGTCGTCGCCCTCATGTTCCTCGCACTCATGGTCTCCGCGACCTCCGTGCAGTTCTTCCAGGCCGGGGCGCTCAACAACGACTCCCGCAACGTCCGCACCGTCTACCGCGAGTACGGCCGCGACCGCGGGCCGATCGTCGTCGCCGGGGAGTCGGTGGCGACCTCCACCCCGGTCGACGACGTGTACGGCTACCAGCGCTCGTACTCCCCGGGCGCGCTCTACGCGCACACCACGGGGTACTTCTCCACCGCCTTCAACCGCCTGACCGGCCTGGAGCAGACCGAGAACGAGATCCTCAACGGCACCTCCAGCTCACTGCTGCTCCAGCGGATCCAGACCCTGGTGACCGGCCAGCAGCCGCAGGGCGGCGCCGTCGAGCTGACCCTCGACCCGGTCGCCCAGCAGGCCGCCGCCGCGGCGCTGGGGGACCGCAAGGGCGCCGTCGTCGCGCTCGACCCGAGGACCGGGGCGGTCCTCGCCATGGTCTCCAGCCCGAGCTTCGACCCCAACTCCCTCGCCACCCACAACCGTGAGGACGCCGAGGCAGCCTGGGCCGCCCTGACCGAGGACCCGGACAAGCCGCTGGTCAACCGCGCCATCGCCGGCGACCAGTACGCGCCCGGCTCGGTGTTCAAGGTCATCACCGCGGCCGCCGCGCTCGAGGAAGACAGCAGCATGACCCCGGACACGCTCGTGCCCGGCCCCACGGAGCTGTCCCTGCCGCAGACGAGCCACATCATCCAGAACCCGTTGAAGCGGGCCTGCGGCGACGGCTCCGGCGAGGTCCCGCTCGTCACCGCGTTCCGGCAGTCCTGCAACACCACGTTCGCCCAGCTGGCGATGGACATGGGCGAGGAGACGCTCCGGGCGCAGGCCGAGGCGTTCGGCTTCGGCGAGCCGCTGGAGATCCCGCTGAAGGTCACCCCGTCCCGCTTCCCCGCCGAGCCGACGCCGCCCCAGCTGGCGATGAGCGGCATCGGGCAGTCGGACGTGCGGGTCACCCCGATGCAGATGGCGATGGTCGCCGCCGCCGTCGCCAACGACGGCGTGCAGATGCAGCCGTACCTCGTGGCGCGGGAGCTCTCGCCCGACCTCGAGGTCGTCGGCACCACCCAGCCGAAGGAGCTGCGCGAGTCGGTCAGCCCCGAGACGGCGGACAAGCTCACCGAGATGATGGTCGAGGTCGTCGCGAACGGCACCGGCACCGCCGCGCAGATCCCCGGCGTGAAGGTGGCCGGCAAGACCGGCACCGCCGAGATCTCCGCCGACGTCGCCCCGCACGCCTGGTTCCTCGGCTTCGCCGGGGCCGACGACCCGGAGGTCGCGGTCGCCGTCGTCGTGGAGAACGGGGGCGACGGCGGCACCAACGCCGGTCCCGTGGCCCGCGCGGTCATGGAGGCGGTGCTGCGATGA
- a CDS encoding serine/threonine-protein kinase → MTPTTPMAPRTGLLLGGRYELTTRIAVGGMGEVWQAVDRRLGRTVAAKVLRPELVGDALFLARLRTEARNTAGLQHQNVAMLLDHGEQEGSGYLVMELVLGETLADRLDREETLSAGELVPLLVQACRGLHAAHTAGVVHRDVKPANVMITPEGTVKLTDFGISLGTNQAPMTSAGMVMGTAQYLPPEQAMGRAATPAGDVYALGILAYECLVGHRPFTGSTQVDIAFAHVNQPLPPLPASVPAPVAAVVERMLAKDPAGRPASALVCARELEAALYAGSPRRSRRGQPEPRNGSSAVRTLLATPPTATRAAPGPARARSAESRPASTPARTRSAESRPASTPARTRSAGSRSAVATPEVVSPAVPVIQTRRELRSAGGRSAELRRRAVAVRRKLVAVVGRLAPDVDPADPARRQGAAPASRWRLPTWAELASDRVWLGSMAVILLVLTILVAAALGSLGGADSSAAGGPAVPYPTISVKDD, encoded by the coding sequence ATGACCCCGACGACGCCCATGGCCCCGCGCACCGGGCTCCTGCTCGGCGGGCGGTACGAGCTCACCACCCGCATCGCCGTCGGCGGCATGGGCGAGGTGTGGCAGGCGGTCGACCGCCGGCTCGGGCGGACCGTCGCCGCGAAGGTGCTGCGCCCGGAGCTGGTGGGCGACGCGCTGTTCCTCGCCCGGCTGCGCACCGAGGCGCGCAACACGGCCGGCCTGCAGCACCAGAACGTGGCGATGCTCCTCGACCACGGCGAGCAGGAGGGCTCCGGCTACCTGGTCATGGAGCTCGTGCTCGGCGAGACGCTCGCCGACCGGCTGGACCGCGAGGAAACCCTCTCCGCGGGGGAGCTGGTGCCGCTGCTGGTCCAGGCGTGCCGCGGCCTGCACGCCGCCCACACCGCCGGCGTGGTGCACCGGGACGTCAAGCCCGCGAACGTCATGATCACGCCCGAGGGCACCGTCAAGCTGACCGACTTCGGCATCTCGCTGGGCACGAACCAGGCGCCCATGACGTCCGCCGGCATGGTCATGGGCACGGCGCAGTACCTCCCGCCCGAGCAGGCGATGGGCCGGGCGGCCACCCCCGCCGGCGACGTGTACGCGCTCGGCATCCTCGCGTACGAGTGCCTCGTGGGGCACCGCCCGTTCACCGGGTCCACGCAGGTGGACATCGCGTTCGCGCACGTCAACCAGCCGCTCCCGCCGCTGCCCGCCAGCGTGCCGGCGCCTGTGGCCGCCGTCGTCGAGCGGATGCTCGCGAAGGACCCGGCCGGGCGGCCGGCGAGCGCGCTGGTGTGCGCGCGCGAGCTCGAGGCCGCGCTCTACGCGGGCAGCCCGCGGCGGTCACGTCGTGGCCAGCCCGAGCCGCGGAACGGTTCGTCCGCGGTGCGCACGCTGCTCGCCACCCCGCCCACGGCCACCCGCGCCGCCCCCGGCCCCGCCCGCGCGCGGTCCGCGGAGTCCCGTCCCGCCTCCACCCCGGCCCGTACCCGGTCCGCGGAGTCCCGTCCCGCCTCCACCCCGGCCCGTACCCGGTCCGCCGGGTCTCGCTCGGCCGTCGCGACGCCTGAGGTCGTCAGCCCCGCCGTGCCCGTGATCCAGACCCGCCGCGAGCTCCGGTCGGCCGGCGGCCGGTCCGCCGAGCTGCGCCGGAGGGCCGTCGCCGTGCGCCGGAAGCTCGTCGCCGTGGTCGGTCGCCTCGCCCCCGACGTCGATCCCGCCGACCCGGCGCGCCGCCAGGGCGCCGCACCCGCCTCGCGGTGGCGGCTGCCCACGTGGGCGGAGCTGGCCTCCGACCGGGTCTGGCTGGGGTCGATGGCGGTCATCCTGCTGGTGCTCACGATCTTGGTCGCCGCCGCCCTGGGTAGTCTGGGCGGCGCCGACAGCTCCGCCGCCGGAGGACCGGCGGTTCCCTATCCCACGATCTCAGTGAAGGACGACTAG
- a CDS encoding aminodeoxychorismate/anthranilate synthase component II, translating into MSRILVVDNYDSFVYTIVGYLQQLGAETTVVRNDAVPETLDGYDGVLVSPGPGTPKEAGSSMEVIEECATRELPMLGVCLGHQALGEVFGGVVTHAPELMHGKTSDVTHGGTGVFAGLASPFTATRYHSLAVVRDTVPEELEITAETATGIVMGLQHRSLPLHGVQFHPEAVLTQGGHRLLANWLAVTGDDDAVARSEGLAPLVRR; encoded by the coding sequence ATGTCCCGGATCCTCGTCGTCGACAACTACGACAGCTTCGTCTACACCATCGTCGGCTACCTCCAGCAGCTGGGGGCCGAGACGACGGTGGTGCGTAACGACGCCGTGCCCGAGACCCTCGACGGCTACGACGGCGTGCTGGTCTCCCCCGGGCCCGGGACGCCCAAGGAGGCCGGCTCCTCGATGGAGGTCATCGAGGAGTGCGCGACGCGCGAGCTGCCCATGCTGGGGGTGTGCCTGGGCCACCAGGCTCTCGGAGAGGTGTTCGGCGGGGTCGTCACCCACGCGCCGGAGCTCATGCACGGCAAGACGTCCGACGTCACGCACGGCGGGACCGGCGTCTTCGCCGGACTCGCGAGCCCGTTCACGGCGACCCGCTACCACTCGCTAGCCGTCGTCCGCGACACCGTGCCGGAGGAGCTGGAGATCACGGCGGAGACGGCCACGGGGATCGTCATGGGCCTTCAGCACCGCTCCCTGCCGCTCCACGGCGTGCAGTTCCACCCCGAGGCGGTCCTCACCCAGGGCGGGCACCGGCTGCTGGCCAACTGGCTCGCGGTGACCGGCGACGACGACGCGGTCGCCCGCTCCGAGGGCCTCGCCCCGCTCGTCCGCCGCTGA
- a CDS encoding peptidylprolyl isomerase, with translation MEATLHTSAGDITVELYPNHAPKTVANFTELATGRRTWTDPATGEQTNRPLYDGVIFHRVIPNFMIQGGDPLGTGTGGPGYQFDDEIHPELNFTEPYILAMANAGKRMGKGTNGSQFFITTAPTTWLQGKHTIFGKVVDQASRAVVDKIGSTATGPMDRPVEDITINSVTVTE, from the coding sequence ATGGAAGCCACTCTGCACACCTCCGCAGGCGACATCACCGTCGAGCTCTACCCGAACCACGCGCCGAAGACGGTCGCGAACTTCACCGAGCTCGCCACCGGCAGGCGGACCTGGACCGACCCCGCCACCGGCGAGCAGACCAACCGTCCGCTCTACGACGGCGTGATCTTCCACCGAGTGATCCCGAACTTCATGATCCAGGGCGGGGACCCGCTCGGGACCGGTACCGGCGGCCCCGGCTACCAGTTCGACGACGAGATCCACCCCGAGCTGAACTTCACCGAGCCCTACATCCTGGCCATGGCGAACGCCGGCAAGCGCATGGGCAAGGGAACGAACGGCTCGCAGTTCTTCATCACCACCGCGCCCACCACCTGGCTGCAGGGCAAGCACACGATCTTCGGCAAGGTCGTGGACCAGGCCTCGCGAGCCGTCGTCGACAAGATCGGCAGCACCGCCACGGGACCCATGGACCGTCCCGTCGAGGACATCACCATCAACTCGGTGACCGTCACCGAGTAG
- a CDS encoding FtsW/RodA/SpoVE family cell cycle protein has translation MAIVTQQRARTGRGAELALLGLALVLVVGAYAQVSLAVSGELPANLATRAGGLALLALAAHMLVRWKAPYADPVLLPIVVALNGIGLTMIYRIDLAMTARGGDGGDADRQLMWTLVGVVAAVAVLWFLRDHRVLRRYTYTAMVVGLVLLVLPLVPGLGVSINGARIWISLLGMSFQPAELGKIVLAVFFAGYLVTNRDTLALAGPKVLGLQLPRARDLGPILLAWGVSLAVLVLERDLGTSLLFFGLFVAMLYVATERLSWVLIGLALFAGGAVTAAALFPHVGARFDVWLHALEPEIYNRSPGGSGQVVQGLFGMASGGLTGTGWGYGYPQLVPYANSDFIVASLGEELGLTGMLAILLLYLVLAQRGMRAAIGVRDGFGKLLASGLAFVLAFQVFVVVGGVTRLIPLTGLTTPFLALGGSSLVSNWIIVALLLRISDAARRPAPPAPEPAPEDAAPAAPVEVGDGGRRGPEPTDGQETEVVRL, from the coding sequence ATGGCCATCGTCACCCAGCAGCGGGCGCGGACGGGCCGCGGCGCCGAGCTGGCGCTGCTCGGCCTCGCCCTCGTGCTCGTCGTCGGCGCGTACGCCCAGGTCTCGCTCGCCGTCAGCGGCGAGCTGCCCGCCAACCTCGCCACCCGCGCGGGCGGGCTGGCGCTCCTGGCGCTGGCCGCGCACATGCTCGTCAGGTGGAAGGCGCCCTACGCCGACCCTGTGCTGCTGCCCATCGTGGTGGCGCTCAACGGCATCGGGCTGACGATGATCTACCGGATCGACCTGGCCATGACCGCCCGGGGCGGCGACGGCGGGGACGCGGACCGGCAGCTGATGTGGACGCTGGTGGGCGTCGTGGCCGCGGTCGCGGTGCTGTGGTTCCTGCGCGACCACCGGGTGCTGCGCCGCTACACCTACACCGCCATGGTCGTCGGCCTCGTGCTCCTCGTGCTGCCGCTGGTGCCCGGCCTCGGGGTGAGCATCAACGGCGCCCGCATCTGGATCAGCCTGCTGGGCATGTCGTTCCAGCCGGCCGAGCTGGGCAAGATCGTCCTGGCCGTGTTCTTCGCCGGCTACCTCGTCACCAACCGCGACACCCTCGCCCTCGCGGGTCCGAAGGTGCTCGGGCTGCAGCTGCCCCGGGCCCGTGACCTCGGGCCGATCCTGCTGGCCTGGGGCGTCTCCCTCGCGGTCCTCGTCCTCGAGCGCGACCTCGGCACCTCTCTGCTGTTCTTCGGGCTGTTCGTCGCCATGCTCTACGTGGCCACCGAGCGGCTGAGCTGGGTCCTCATCGGCCTGGCGCTGTTCGCGGGCGGCGCCGTCACCGCGGCCGCACTGTTCCCGCACGTCGGCGCCCGCTTCGACGTCTGGCTCCACGCCCTCGAGCCGGAGATCTACAACCGCAGCCCCGGCGGGTCCGGGCAGGTGGTCCAGGGCCTGTTCGGCATGGCGTCCGGCGGCCTGACCGGCACCGGGTGGGGGTACGGGTACCCGCAGCTGGTCCCGTACGCGAACTCCGACTTCATCGTCGCCTCCCTCGGCGAGGAGCTCGGCCTGACGGGCATGCTCGCGATCCTGCTGCTGTACCTGGTGCTGGCCCAGCGTGGCATGCGCGCGGCCATCGGGGTGCGTGACGGGTTCGGCAAGCTGCTCGCCTCCGGGCTGGCGTTCGTGCTGGCGTTCCAGGTGTTCGTCGTCGTCGGCGGCGTCACCCGGCTCATCCCGCTCACCGGCCTGACGACGCCGTTCCTGGCGCTCGGCGGTTCCTCCCTGGTGTCGAACTGGATCATCGTCGCCCTGCTCCTGCGCATCTCCGACGCCGCCCGGCGGCCAGCCCCGCCCGCCCCGGAGCCGGCGCCCGAGGACGCGGCCCCCGCCGCCCCGGTCGAGGTGGGCGACGGCGGTCGCCGCGGCCCCGAGCCGACCGACGGCCAGGAGACGGAGGTGGTGCGCCTGTGA